The Ciconia boyciana chromosome 7, ASM3463844v1, whole genome shotgun sequence region CGGGATTTCCACTCTCCGCTTGCCAGCTACAGGGCTTTCGTTCTTTCCTcgcccgctccccccggcccgAAATGCCGGGAAATCGATATGTCAATCCGGCTCCGCTCGGGCCCGGGTTTGTGGCGCTCCTTGATCTTCCCCGCAGGAAGAACAATAATCTCCCTAATTGACCCACTGGGGAGGTTGGTGCACACAAAAATGGCTAGACCAGACTGTACATCTGGTTTGGGCGCTCTTATGCTAATGCTAAAAGAGCAAAATGAGCGGCACGCCCGGGCGTCTCGCTGCTCTTCGGCCTGGCAAAAATATCTCAACGGggcaaaattagaaaaatgcgTCCTGCCGTCTCTCGGCTGAACGGGGCTGCTTGCGGGGGAGGGCAGCTCCGCCGGCACCGCAGGGAAAACAGCCTCTCTCCCCGCCTCGCCTTTGCtcactctcttcctttcttccccttcctttccccacGCACACATCGCTATTTTCATTTACGAACCCCGCACGGCGGGGGCTTCCCCATCAGCACGAAACCCGTAattaaaaagggaataaaagacGGAGAAATCAACCTGCCTATCCCGGCGCGGGGAAAACCCGGGTGTTTTGCAAAACGCACAAAGCCCTCCAACCTTCCGCTGCTTATCGCGGGCCGAttgggtttttattattttatttttaattaaaagttttttcGTTTATTTGGTATTGGCTGTTGGGGAAGcgggatttttttccttatttttgttttagacCGAATGAGCAAAACCGAAAAGGCAGTAAGTGCAGCTGAGCCGCCGGTTCTTAAAAAGCCGGAGAATCATTCACGCgcatttgcattaaaaataaagacattctGGTTTCCAACGCGATCCCCCCGCTCCGGCTATTTCCTTAAAAGCAGggaagttaaataaaaaagaggaggaaaggtcgacagagagggaaaaaaagctatttcatttCCTACCGATCTGAAACCCGCAATAGCGAGGATCACCGGCAAGCCCCGGCAGAGCGGAGCTCTCCTACCGCAGATTTCCCCCCGATTTTCGTTTCACCGATGCGGCCGAGCGCCGCGGCCCCGGTTTTAACGGCGGCCGAggcggtgcggggccgggccgggccgggccgtaCTCACCGTGGCATTTGATGTCGCCCTGCGTGTCGTCGCGCTTGTCGAGCTTGGCTTTGCCGTCCTCCTGCTCGAGTTTGGGCCTGAAGCTCtccggggccgcgccgccctccTGCTTGGGGGTgtgatggggagaggggacgcTGGTACTGTAAGGTGCACACGCCGCCAGCGGTTTGCTGTCGCCCAAAATgtccttaattaaaaaagaagaggtggAAGTCCTGGGGCCGGAGCTGGCCGAGCCCAgctggggcggcggcggctgcgggggcgACGGCTGCAAactcggcggcggcggcggcgggtgcggGCCGAGGTGGAGGtggtgcggcggcggcgggaggctcTCCGCCACCCCCAGGTGCGGCTCGGGGTGCTCCATGCTCACCGAGATGGGCGACGAGGGCGCCGTCCCCACCGTGTCGATCTCCGAGCAGGGGGACGGCGTGGCCTGGCTCCTAAAATCCGCCGGCCGGCCGTCACCGTGGGGGCGAAAGTCTCCGTTCATGACTCcggggctgccggtgctgccgcCCGACAAGATCGTGTCTATCCCGAAGCTGGACCCGCTCGGCCCCTCCATGGCGGACCGCTAGCGCCGCGCCCGCATccccgggggcggccgcgggggtAGCAccgggggagggaagggagggggggaagcgGGTTGCCCCAACCCGCGCaccggcggcgcgggcggcaCTAACGCGGAGCCCCCGCCGAGCACCGCATCGCCGCCGGGCCGCTTCGCCGCTACCCAACTTTGTTGCGGGAAGTtgcgggcgcggagcggggcggacACCGGCCACTGCGGCGCGCCCGCCCGTGCCCACCGAGCTCCTCTCGGCGGCGGCGACTCCCCCCGTGACGTCACGGCCGCCGCGTCCCCCCCGACGTTTATTATAAACCCGGGCTtttgccgccgccgccgcccgcccccatTGGTGGAGGGCCGAGCGGGGGCTGACGCAGCGCGGGCGGCAGCCAatcagcggcggcggcggcggggacgggcgCGGGAGGGAGGGGCGCGCCGGAGGCGcgccccctccctcccgcgcccgtccccgccgccgccaccccgTCGGGCCCCGGTTCCCCGGCCGCCGGATCGGATCCCCCGGAGAGCATCATCCGGTGCTGCCGGGACGGGTCCCTGGTTGAATGTCAGAGTAATGGGAAGTGCCAGTGACAAGACGTCGTATTAATCCTGATGAAGTGGCGTGTCAACCTAATTAGCAGCGTAATTACAAAGGTGGTAATGAATGATTTAGAGTTCTCCGAGTTGTATTTTAGTACGAATTGCCACTTCCAGGGCCCTATGAAGCCCACCCCGACGCCTCCCCTCCCGGCCTCCAGCAGCCCCGGGATCCGACCAGCCCCCAAAACCTCGGGGGCGTAGAGGGACGGGGCAGAGCAACGGGGGCGCAGGGCGGGGTTAGGGCAGGATGAGCTCAAGGGAGGTTTTTCGGGGGGTGATGTTCACCGACGGCACTAGGCGATGCCTTAGGTGTGGGGCCGCTGGCAGCCCCGCCCCGCGGACAACGGCTTTCCCGGCGATGGGACCCCGCGGCCGGCCCGGGGCGAGGAGCAGGAGCGTGAGGACACTCGAGTCCCTTCTTAGCGCGGCCCCGTCCTGCCTGCCCCGTACCGGGCCTGCCCAGCCCGGCCCTGCGCGGAGGATGTGCGGGTGCGGCTGTCGCGCGGGTGCGCCCCCACGCCGTTCCCCACGGCGGTGCGCTTCCTGGGGAAGCCGTCCCGCTCAGAGCTACGGAGGGGCGCGGGGAGCGCATGGGGAGCGCGGGGGGCGCCGCGGGCCGCGGCGAGCCGGTAACTCGTTGCGGGCGGTCGGGTCCGACGTGAGacgccgcagccccgcggcagCGGTGCGGGATGAGGAGCCGCGCCCCGAGGGGAGAGGTGCCGATGCGGAGGGTGCCGCGGCCTTCGGCTCCGCTCCCGACGGCTTGGGGCCGGCCTTCCCTCGTGGGGGAAGCCGAGGAGCTTCTGGGTCCTCGCTGCTAAAAGTCGCCGGGCCTTCCCTGGGGTTCATGCACTCGTCACCGGTGTCACATCCGAAGCGCACCGGCCTTCGCTgggcgccgcggcggggcaggTCCCGGCCCCACTCCCGCACTTCGTAAGAAGTTTTTCGACGGCAGGAAACCCTGCCCGCGGGCAGCCCGCTGCTACCGACCATCCCCCGCTCCGCCCCGACGGCTCCCGCatcgccgcccgccgccccgcgggcaGGCAGCCgcagggggccgggggcagccaGGCGTACCGTTTGCCCCGGGGCTTTAGGCGCCGGTGCTGCGCCCGGAGGCCGGTGAGGGAGCGGAGGCGGTGAGCCCGGCGGAGGTGCAGGGCCGCCCGTGTCCGCTGGGCGGCGGTGGCTGCCGTCCCCGTTGTCCCCGACGGGCGCCCGGCGCGGACGGGGCCGGAGGCAGcgcgggggccgccgccccggcgggaGCGGGGTTCGCGGCACGGCGGGGTGACCTCCTGCCAGCGCCTCCCTACAGATCGGGGCGCTTGAAGGAAcgaggagaggaaaaggggacagaagaaaaagggggggaaacCGAGGAGCAAAATGAAAGATCAGGAAAaggggaaatttttttaaagaaacctgCAAACGCACAGGCAGGtttcctgcagcagggaagcagccCGAGGCGACCGTATTTATCCTGCTGTCTTGGTTTGCAATTTACCAAAAGTATGTCCTAATTATCCCTAGGGGAATGCGGGATCCGGGGTAATATGTTACACTAGCATAATCCTTTAACTCACAATACACTTCTCCATCCCGGAATCGGGATTTAGGGCTTAAAGTCATGTTCCTGAAGAGTGGACACCTTTCATTTCCCTGCTCCTACTTTTTAATCCTCGACTCCATTGTGCAGAAATATTCTGGGGGAAGCGGCGGCGAGGCCCGCCCGGGGTAGCCGCTGcgctcccgccccggcccggcagcAGCCCGGGGCGCCGGCAGCCTCggcctctcctgctcctccgGCGGGCACCGCCGGCCGGTTCGGATTCCCAGAGGCCAGATCATCGCACGCAAAAGGCCTTCCCCCTCCTACTGGCACCTTACGCGGGCGCGGAGGGCAGCGGGACTCCTCTTGCACTTGTTGAGGCCGGGGTAGATGCGGGACAGCTGCAGCCCCGCGTCCCCGCAGCTCCTGGGTGGGTGACCCCCCTTCCCACCTCATCCCACCCGTCTGGCTGTGGACAAAGCCACGGAGCTGCTCCCCCCAATAAATCAGCAATAGCCGAATCAAAGCGATGAGCGAAGGTGCCACTCAGGAGTCGGACGGGGCCCCGCTCATTAATTAGCAGGCAGCTAATTAGAGCGGCACTTTGAGCGCTAATCAATGGCCCGATGGAGGCTGGGGGCAGCGAGCGGCAGGGACGAGGTACCATGTGCCGGGCCGGGGGGTGCGGACTCGCCAGCCGGTCCCTGCccgggggggcggccccggccgaGACACGGCGGACCGGCCCCGAGCTCCGGCCAGCGGGGTCCGGTCCTGGGGAGCCGGGGAAGCGGCTGGTGCGGTGCTGTAACTGCCCCCCGacgggcagcccctgccccgaGGGGGGGGACCCCGAGGAGCGGGGTGCGGGGCTCCGGGGGTCCCTCCGCAAAGCAGCTCGGGGCTGGCAGGGCGCAGCATACCGGCCCCGGGATGGGTTTCTCCCCACCTGGATTTTGGTGCGCGGTCGTGTTGGCTCAGTGGCAGCCTCCCAGCTCGGaggggggggcggagggggccgggaggggccgAGCCCGTTGTACTGTGAAATTTAACAGTCTGAACATCCCTTTATTAAAAGCTGCTGCTTGACATTTACACTGTGCCAACAGACTCGCCGTCTAATCCAGGCGAAAATATATTGTACCTCGGAGTAATTGGGGCCGTTGCAAGAGACGCTACAGAACGTTTCCCAGCGGGAACAAAacggcgcggagcggcgcggaaCAAGCGCGGCCACGGCCCGCTcgtccccagccagccccgccgctcccgggcGGCGGCTCTCCGCTGCCCTCCGCCTTTCTCTCCTtacgagaaaaaaaaaaagaaaaaaaaagaaaaaaaaaaagaaaaaaaaaaagcgaagAAAGTTAACTTTCTGCTCCAAAAAATTAATCTCAACGTTTAGtgctactgtttttcttttgtcaaatGTTTCCCCCGATGCAGGCTGAGGACATGATCAGAAATGCTCAGGGAGCAGAAAGCACATTGATTTCAGCTTGTTCTGTCCGCAGACAGGCCCTGACAAGGTTGTTAGAACAGTTGGGGAGGTCTCTACAATCACTTAATTACCAAAGCTGTCACTCAGGCGGGACGGGACTGGCCGCTCATGTGGCTGCGAGGAGCATTCCACTACTGGGTTTCCTCCTTGATGGATCTGTGCTGATGGCATTGCAAAATAATTATAGTGAATTTTCTGATGTGTGATTTTATACCAAGTTCATGCTTCAGAAAGGTAATCGGAAGGACGAGAAGGGTCAGTGCCATTTCAGATTACCTGAAGTCCAAGcgaaagggtaaaaaaaaaaaaaaaaaaagccgaagccagggagcagagaggaggagggctgcGAGGAAGGGGCACAGCGATGCGATTGAGAATTGCTGAAGGGTATTGCAAGCAATTCGTCAAACTGTGCAAGTGATTTCCTTCCGAGCCAACAAATGGCAGATTGATTTTGTCCAACGTAGGTTTAGCCACATTTAAAATGATCCAGCGGTTATTACTGCGATTGGCTTTGCGGCTGACAGGCAGTTGTAGGCAGAAGGAGAATAGATCCTGTTTACAGGAGACGTGTTCTTAACTGCTGTCAAATGCAGTTAAGTAAATATCATTAGGAAGAAGTGCTGTTAAGAGCGAAAAAAATGCCAATCCGATAAAtatgcttttcctcttctcgGATCCCTGCTCTTCTCGggaaggctctgcagggaggaGCCGGCGCTTTCCCGGCCGGGGGCTCTTTCCTCGGAGCTTGAGCAAGGGGTGGGGGCAATCGCGGGTCCCCGCCGTGACCCCCTCCCAGGGGCCGGCCGGGCCGTGCAAATAGGGCCGCCCCACACCGGGCTCGGGGCTCCTCGGCTTTGTCGGGACAAGGGGaaatggggcggggggggaagggcGGAGCTGGCCCAGGCGCGGCGTCCTGCGGCGGCAGGACGCGCGGGGGCAGCGGCGATCCGCaccgcgggggcggccccgctgccgccctcGGCGGTCCGGAGCGGGGGAGGACGGGGCGCGGCGCCCGGCGAGggcttcccagccctgctcgtCCAGCTCCGCCAAAGCCCTGGACCCCCCCCCCGCGGACCGGCCGCGCCCGCGGCAGCCCGGCTCGTCCCGCTGCAGCCGCTCCAGGCCGCCCCGTCGGGGCTCCAGCCGGGCCCGAggagcggccggcggcggcgggaggagccgGGCAGCGCCGCTCGGCCgcgctccccagggctgccggcggcggagggaggcaggcgggcaggggccgcgctgccgctgccgctgcccgcccgccgcgcctcagcggggccgggagctgcCCTCCGCCGCGGCGCCGGCCGGCGAGCCAGCCGTGCGGCGTGTAGCCGTTTGGTAAAACGAGCGAGCCGGATCTCTCTGAAGACGTGAAGCCTGCTTTTCCAGGGAAATACATGGTGCCTCACCAGCGAAGAAGCCGGCCACCTGCAGGTTTCTTCTGGAGAGCGTAAAACATACAGCGTCTTCGTAAAGATCGTGAATGTAAAGAACCCTGTCTATTTAAAAGAGAcgctgcatttttttaagtcaaataGTACAATGTATGTGGCGAATCAAGTAGGTAAACAACTTACATATGGTTGCTGCACTTGAAGGAACCACCGTTCTCATGCACAGCAAATTGAAGAAACAATGGCACTAATGAGCCTTGCAAAATGCAACTGTGAATAATGAAAGACAACACTGCATTTtgcaacagaaagaataaaggtGAAATAATCAGctagcaaagaggaaaaaaaagcgaGCAATGATTAAATGATCAAAAGCTGGCAGAGCGAATTCAATGTCACTGCCAGACGCAGTCATCTACCCACAAGTGAAAGTTAGGTTTCAAGCACAGTGTAATTATAGCGAGGGTTGTCAGTTTGACATTAATGCAGCCAGCAGAAATTTCCTAATTGGCCTCAGAGGAGAAAGTGaaccagaaaatatattaacattttaaaaaagcatattttgccTAATCCTTTCACTTTCCAACAATATTTGAAGACCAAAATGCCCCAGGCATAAGAATTTAAATGAGCaattttgtttttgaaggaaACGGCCAATGAGACAGAAAATAGACTAAAGGGAAATCATTAGTGGATGAGAGATACTGACAGGCCTGCCTTGCTGACTGGCTGGCCTGTCACTTGCAGTCTGTGTTCTTTAGTTCCACGCTATGAGCTAAGTTGATAACATGAAAAGACCCATAAACGTGCAGCCAGAAGTCAAAGCCTATTATCTGGAAATTCAAATGCGGGAAAAAAGGCCTCATTCTTTCGTGGAAAACCGGCCATATCAGAGAACAATAATAGGCCATTATCTGACATAAATGTGCTATGGACTGCCAAAAAATATACTGGGGAATCGCAACATTGCTCCAACTGAAGATAGCAACAAAATGCTTAAAGTTACGGATGTAATGTCACATGTGCCCCGGCTGATGTGATATGACCATATCAGGGAAACAAAGCTAAGTGCAGTCAGGATCCGTTAGTACAGCGGCTTTTGATGGAGCAGCTGAGGCAAGCATCGCCCGTGGCACGGGCCGCCGGGCAAACGCTCGCTACCCAGACTTTTGCCCTTTTGAAACGAAACGCCAAGCGGGGCCGCGCGGAAACCCTGGCGCGGCgcagcgccgggccgggccgtgccgggggaGCGGCCGCCCTCGGCGGGctccgccgcggccgccggcagcAGGGACGGCGGAGCGcggccctgccgccgccgctcccgaGCAGGGGCTGGGCCCGGGCACGGCGCGGCCGCGGCCACGCCGCGGGAGGGGCGCGGAGGCTCCGCGCAGCGCTGCCGCGCTCTGCTGCCCcctggcggcgggcggcgggccgccccgcgctgctgccgccgccgccgccgccccgcgctgccccgaCGGGGCGGGCGCCGCGCTCGGGTGCGGAGCTGCTCGCCCCCTCGCCGGCCtccgccccgcggccggggggACGCTGCCCTCGGCGGCCCCGGGTGCCGCTCGTGTGGATTCCTCCGGCGTCAGGCGGCGGCGTCGGGGGAGGTAACATTGACGGGCGCGTTGCCCGGGACTGACATCGAATTAGCGGCCTCCGTGtaggcaggctggggaggattGTCTAACACGGCGGGAGCTGGTGGGAGGCGAGGGGgccgctcctcctcctcctcctcctcctcctcctcctccgcaaCGGAGCCGCCCTCGGCGGGCGCAGGCAGCGGCGGCATGAGCGGAAGCGCTCTCATTACGCGGCCTTCCTGACGGGGACACGGAGCCTCCTGTACTTCCCTCATCAATACAGCGGAGCTTTTTGTCAGTAATTTGCAGCCGGAGTCTGCGGCCCTTCCGCGGGGCCCCCGCCGTCATTATCGGCGGCAGATCCGCGCGCCTCCTAATTGGAAGCGTTGGGCCTTATCAGCGGCGGATTTTCCCGGACCTTTGACAGATACCAATACTAAAATCATTGTTCACTTGTCAATTTAAAAGACCATTAAAGCagcttattttggttttaattggCGCCTCCTCGCCCCCCCCCGACCGGCGAGAACCACGAGGGAGCGTGGCTATTAGCACCCGCCTCGCAGCGCGATGTAGGTCAGCGCGGGGGGGCGGCCctacacaaacaaacaaacaaacaaacaagcaagcgCAGGGGACGGCGGTGCCAGGGAGCCGCGGCACTGCCAGGGAGCCGCGCCCGGCGCACGCcgaggcgggggcggcgggaagggccgcggccggccgggccccggcTCCTCCTCGACGGGCGGCCCCGGACCCGCTCGCCCCGTCGCGGCGGGACGGCGGGCTCCCCCGCTCCCGCTGGCGCTGCCGGATGCAGCAAAACTCACACGTGTAAACGCTGGAGAGCCACCATCCCATCCGCTCGCAGCGACGCTTCCCCGAGCGGCGGCCGCGCCCCGACGACGGCGGCACCTCCGCCGGGGCCCGGCCCTCCCACCCGCCGCGAGTGGGGGTCTCGCTCcgtgatttcttttttaatttcatttttgccaaTCACCCTACGTTCTGATTTTCCGGCCAATTTTAAGTAGCTGATGTTTTGTTtggctgctgttttatttgctgtcaAAAAGAATTTGATGCAGAAACCATTTAAGCATGTATACAACCCATGGAGGGATTCATTTGACCTCATTATACTGcaataaagaagaaatccaGTTTGTTAAATATCACCGAAGCGCATGCATTTCACATCAGATCATAAGAGTTATGCTTCAAAAGATTATTCCAGAAAGTGCTTGGGAAGACGGAACGGGTTAACTTTGCTTGCCAGAAGGTGTTCtgacaaacacaggaaaagagagggagatgCAGCCCCCTTTAAGAGCAgagcaactgaagaaaaaagagatttatgcttttaattaatGGCAATTAAACCATGCCTGTTGGCTTGGCCTATGGCAATTGTTCCCTGCAAAAAGGAGGCCGAGCTGGTGACAAGCATTTGAATCCGCTAAGTTCTGTCAAGGGAGCTGACTCTGCAGGcatcaaaaccaaactaaatcaataaaagaattaaacttttataaattgcattttgacAAGTATCAGATACCGTTAAGCTTTGATATTATGAATTCCTCGGAGGAGATGCAAACAAGAAGGGCCGCAGTTAGAGATCCAAACAATCAAAGAGGCTTGTTAACATGCGCTGTCAAATGCATCAGTGCTATTAATTACTACAAATTAATGTGACTCTCTCTTCCTCTGGTGATTGGAATAATAATCAGCTGGATTCATGGAATGAGCACAGAGAACATATGCAACCCTGCCAAAAATAATAAGTTAAGAAACCAGGAGACATTTGCAATCTTTATGCTTACAGGCTTGATAATTTG contains the following coding sequences:
- the BARHL2 gene encoding barH-like 2 homeobox protein, translated to MEGPSGSSFGIDTILSGGSTGSPGVMNGDFRPHGDGRPADFRSQATPSPCSEIDTVGTAPSSPISVSMEHPEPHLGVAESLPPPPHHLHLGPHPPPPPPSLQPSPPQPPPPQLGSASSGPRTSTSSFLIKDILGDSKPLAACAPYSTSVPSPHHTPKQEGGAAPESFRPKLEQEDGKAKLDKRDDTQGDIKCHGTKEEGDREISSSRDSPPVRAKKPRKARTAFSDHQLNQLERSFERQKYLSVQDRMDLAAALNLTDTQVKTWYQNRRTKWKRQTAVGLELLAEAGNYSALQRMFPSPYFYHPSLLGSMDSTTAAAAAAAMYSSMYRTPPAPHPQLQRPLVPRVLIHGLGPGGQPALNPLANPMPGTPHPR